In Euphorbia lathyris chromosome 9, ddEupLath1.1, whole genome shotgun sequence, the following are encoded in one genomic region:
- the LOC136206112 gene encoding uncharacterized protein has product MESPNSGHKLDIGWNHCESLKEDGKVHIKCKYCGKLFKGGGIYRFKEHLAGRKGGGPVCKTVPSDVRVLIQQTLDAFSVKAFTRQNVKQQKECNLVAESDDGVETETPQVITPNETVMSPTTRQKKDTAWKYCQMIKTDDRVHIKCNYCAKLFKGGGIHRFKEHLAGRKGASPICYQVPPDVRLLMQQSLNEVSGKQKKKQKVTNVASPAAVEQLVNVSVQDGCDYDDDDAYYCDGAEPNLNLLFDEENGVNSGKLDSRKRERGKTSASAAAAATDPLNVVALKMVENPIHMMIGRFLYDIGANLDALDSSYFQRLIDTLSSGVSGMLAPSHHEVRGWILKNLVEEIKNDINQHRKTWARNGCSIMVEELNTESGRTVLNFLVNCSQGTVFLRTVEASRVLYSIDSLYALLKLVVEEVGATNVLQVITNNDEHYSVAGKRLMETFPSLFWAPCVFRCVDLILEDFGKLEWINSVIEQARSVTRFVYNHSAVLNLMRRFTFGKDIVQQGLTRAATNFTMLQRLADFKLNLQTMVTSQEWMDCPYAKQLGGLAMLDIISNRSFWSSCILIIRLTTPLLQVLGIASSKKKAAMGYVLAGMYRAKETIKRELVKREDYMFYWNMIDQRWNQQQHPPLHVAGFFLNPKFFYSIDEDAHNEMRSSMFDCIERLVPDSEVQDKIAKELNFYKDAVGDLGRKMAVRSRETLLPAEWWTTYGGGCPNLARLAIRILNQTCSSVGCKRSHIPFEKVHTTTNCLERKRLNDLVFVQYNLRLEGMADENKNQVSTDPISFDNISIVEEWIMQSDLCLEDYENSDWMSLVPISAPPSVPVAAPVDEIEDLGVGFADYEIFDGLKDLKEIK; this is encoded by the exons ATGGAATCTCCCAATTCAGGGCATAAACTTGACATAGGATGGAATCATTGTGAATCGTTGAAAGAAGATGGAAAAGTACATATTAAGTGTAAATATTGCGGTAAACTATTTAAGGGAGGTGGAATTTACAGATTCAAGGAGCACCTCGCCGGTCGGAAGGGTGGTGGTCCGGTTTGTAAAACCGTTCCTTCCGACGTGCGTGTGTTGATTCAACAAACTTTAGATGCTTTTTCAGTCAAGGCATTCACTAGGCAAAATGTGAAACAGCAAAAAGAATGTAATCTAGTTGCAGAATCAGATGATGGGGTTGAGACTGAGACTCCTCAAGTTATAACCCCTAATGAAACTGTAATGTCTCCTACTACTCGCCAGAAGAAAGACACTGCCTGGAAGTATTGTCAAATGATCAAAACTGATGATAGAGTGCATATTAAATGTAATTATTGTGCTAAACTGTTTAAGGGTGGAGGAATTCATAGGTTCAAAGAGCATCTTGCTGGTCGAAAAGGCGCTTCCCCTATTTGCTATCAAGTTCCTCCTGATGTTCGTCTTTTGATGCAGCAGAGTTTAAATGAGGTTTCAGGAAAGCAAAAGAAGAAGCAGAAAGTCACCAATGTGGCTTCTCCTGCTGCTGTAGAACAACTTGTTAATGTTTCTGTTCAAGATGGTTGTgattatgatgatgatgatgcttATTATTGTGACGGTGCCGAACCCAATTTGAATTTGTTGTTCGATGAGGAAAATGGTGTGAATAGTGGAAAGTTGGATTCAAGGAAGAGGGAAAGAGGTAAGACTTCTGcttctgctgctgctgctgctactGATCCTCTAAATGTAGTAGCTTTGAAAATGGTAGAGAATCCGATTCACATGATGATCGGGCGCTTCTTATATGATATCGGAGCCAATCTTGATGCATTGGACTCCAGTTATTTCCAACGGTTGATTGATACGCTTTCCTCTGGAGTATCAGGGATGCTTGCTCCATCACATCATGAAGTTCGTGGTTGGATATTGAAGAATTTAGTTGAAGAAATAAAGAATGACATTAATCAGCATAGAAAAACATGGGCTAGGAATGGTTGTTCTATCATGGTTGAAGAATTGAACACAGAAAGTGGTAGAACTGTACTCAACTTCTTGGTAAATTGCTCTCAAGGAACTGTTTTCCTAAGAACTGTGGAAGCCTCACGTGTCCTATATTCTATAGATTCTCTGTATGCATTGCTTAAACTGGTAGTTGAAGAAGTCGGAGCCACAAATGTTCTGCAGGTGATTACTAATAATGATGAGCATTATAGTGTTGCTGGGAAAAGGTTGATGGAAACTTTTCCgtctctcttttgggctccTTGTGTTTTCCGTTGCGTTGATCTAATACTAGAGGATTTCGGGAAACTAGAGTGGATAAATTCGGTTATTGAACAGGCTAGATCTGTTACTAGATTTGTCTACAATCATAGTGCAGTCTTGAATCTAATGAGAAGGTTTACTTTTGGAAAAGATATTGTCCAACAAGGTTTAACCCGTGCTGCTACTAACTTTACAATGTTGCAAAGATTGGCTGATTTTAAACTCAATTTACAAACTATGGTTACTTCACAAGAGTGGATGGACTGCCCCTATGCAAAGCAACTGGGAGGATTAGCAATGCTAGATATTATCAGTAATCGGTCATTTTGGTCTTCGTGCATCTTGATCATCCGTTTAACGACTCCACTCTTACAAGTTTTAGGAATAGCTAGCAGTAAAAAAAAAGCTGCAATGGGATATGTTCTTGCAGGAATGTATCGAGCAAAAGAAACAATTAAGAGAGAACTTGTTAAGAGAGAGGATTACATGTTCTACTGGAATATGATAGATCAGAGGTGGAATCAACAACAGCATCCTCCTCTTCATGTTGCAGGTTTCTTCCTTAATCCCAAGTTCTTTTATAGCATAGACGAAGATGCACATAACGAGATGAGGTCAAGCATGTTTGATTGCATAGAAAGGTTAGTTCCTGATTCAGAAGTCCAAGATAAGATTGCCAAAGAATTAAACTTTTACAAGGATGCTGTTGGAGATCTCGGGAGAAAGATGGCAGTTAGATCGCGCGAGACTTTGCTTCCTG CTGAATGGTGGACTACATATGGCGGAGGCTGTCCGAATTTGGCACGTTTGGCCATTAGAATTCTCAATCAAACTTGCAGTTCAGTTGGGTGTAAGCGCAGTCATATTCCTTTTGAAAAGGTACATACCACTACAAACTGCCTGGAGCGGAAAAGACTCAATGATCTTGTTTTCGTGCAGTACAATTTACGGCTTGAAGGAAT GGCTGATGAAAACAAAAATCAAGTTTCTACAGACCCTATTTCGTTTGACAATATTAGCATTGTTGAAGAGTGGATCATGCAAAGTGATCTTTGTTTAGAGGACTATGAAAACTCAGATTGGATGTCTCTGGTTCCGATTTCTGCTCCCCCGAGTGTGCCGGTTGCAGCACCAGTTGATGAAATTGAAGACTTGGGTGTTG GTTTTGCTGATTATGAGATTTTTGATGGATTGAAGGACTTGAAAGAAATTAAATAG
- the LOC136206448 gene encoding uncharacterized protein, protein MDEEVQVTSEIPVMKVETEVKAEVVKEFNGDISRVEKDGKKEEDETDGEFIKVEKESLDGKDASHRAVETIADNGKPLVVERSSSNTTRELLEAQENAKELELELGRVAGALKHSESENATLKEESLLAKEKLEASEKKIEELELDHKKLQEQIIEAEEKYTSQLNTLQAGLEAQDTKHKELIEVKEAFDTLNLELENSRKRMQELEEGLQISTSEAKKFEELHKESGGHAENETQRALEFERLLQEAKSSIQEMEDQMSSLQKEVQGLNEKIAENQQVEEALKSTVADLSAVNEELLLSKSQLVDMEQKISSKEALVSEITGELDLKKASESQLKEDILALDNLLKATKEDLQIKVSELEAIQLKLQEEATVRESFEAKLQTQESEVSIAHEELAKVMKEKEALEATVAGLTSDVAQVKEQCSELEDKLKLSDENFSKADSLLSQALSENAEFEQKLKSLEELHSQSGADAASAAQKNLELEDLLRASTDAAESAQSQLRELEVRCIAAEQRNVELEQQLNSIELKSSDAEREAKEFSVKISELDASLKESEEEKRQLNVQIQEFQEKINHFESSLAQSSSRCAELEELLKDATEKSAEHENRATMNHQRSLELEDLFQMSHFKVEDAGKKASELELLLEAEKYRIQELEEQIRTLETKCVDTETECGKYFNKASELSSELEAFQARSSSLETALQTANEKEKELTECLDSLTNEKKSLEDVSNSSSEKLAEAENLVEVLRNELNVMQEKLESIEYDLKATGLRESDIMVKLKSAEEQLEQQEKVLEQVTARKSELESLNESLARDSEIKIQEAIANFSSKDSEVQFLVEKLKSLEEQVKSYEEQVAEEAGKSASLKEELELCLLKVASLETSNEELKTKILEADSKASNSLSENELLVETNNQLKTKVDELQGLLSSAASEKDASAQQLASHMSTITELAEKHSRALELHSATEAQTLMAEKELQEVVQRLAQRDEETKDLNDKLNAYEGKIKLYEEQAHEASGIAETQKLELEDAHRKLEHLESIIEEKQIKSTNFEKESGGLAEANLKLTQELASYEAKLSDLEAKLSVVHSEKDEAVEQLQSSKKVIEDLTHQLTDEGQRLQSQISSIMEENNLLNETYQNAKKELQTVIIQLEEQVKEHKANEDALESEIENLKAGMAENSALQTQVKELEDKLAIADARLKEEVKSIQAAASEREAELNLKVEDHALKIQDRYVLKDQVLQLQKELQLAQSTVTEKEEANSQKDIEREAALKRSLEELEAKNKEIVALEKQVKEIEQKLQMSDAKLLEKGKLADMKDSTEIKSRDMGFGSSSPVKRKSKKKQEGATSQAVAETHAQTTEASPVMHIKVILGVALVSIIIGIILGKRY, encoded by the exons ATGGATGAGGAGGTCCAAGTTACTTCAGAGATCCCAGTAATGAAGGTCGAGACTGAGGTTAAAGCCGAGGTTGTCAAG GAATTTAATGGTGACATATCACGAGTAGAAAAAGATGGGAAGAAAGAGGAGGATGAGACTGATGGAGAATTCATAAAAGTAGAGAAGGAATCCCTTGATGGTAAGGATGCCTCACATAGAGCAGTGGAAACCATTGCAGATAATGGCAAGCCATTGGTGGTAGAAAGAAGTTCAAGCAATACAACCCGAGAATTATTGGAAGCTCAAGAGAATGCAAAGGAACTTGAACTTGAACTGGGAAGAGTAGCTGGAGCATTAAAGCATTCTGAGTCTGAAAACGCAACACTGAAGGAAGAGAGCTTGCTTGCAAAGGAGAAGTTGGAGGCAAGCGAAAAGAAGATTGAGGAGCTTGAACTGGATCACAAGAAATTGCAAGAGCAGATAATTGAAGCTGAGGAGAAATATACATCACAGCTCAATACTCTGCAGGCAGGTTTGGAAGCACAAGACACGAAGCACAAGGAATTGATCGAGGTGAAGGAAGCATTTGATACTCTTAATCTTGAACTTGAGAACTCACGAAAGAGGATGCAAGAATTGGAAGAAGGGCTGCAAATTTCTACAAGTGAAGCAAAAAAGTTTGAGGAGTTGCATAAAGAAAGTGGAGGACATGCTGAAAATGAGACACAAAGGGCACTGGAGTTCGAGAGGCTCCTTCAAGAAGCAAAATCAAGTATACAAGAAATGGAAGATCAGATGTCATCCCTTCAGAAGGAAGTTCAAGGCCTGAATGAAAAGATCGCAGAAAACCAGCAAGTTGAAGAAGCCCTTAAGAGCACTGTGGCAGATCTTTCAGCAGTTAATGAAGAATTATTGCTTTCAAAATCACAGCTGGTGGACATGGAGCAAAAAATTTCTTCCAAAGAGGCTCTTGTAAGTGAAATTACTGGGGAACTGGACCTCAAGAAAGcttcagaatctcaactgaaGGAAGACATATTGGCGTTAGATAACTTGCTCAAGGCTACCAAAGAAGACCTCCAAATTAAGGTTTCCGAATTGGAAGCCATCCAGTTGAAGCTGCAGGAAGAAGCCACCGTAAGGGAATCATTTGAAGCCAAGTTACAAACCCAGGAATCAGAGGTTTCAATTGCGCATGAGGAATTAGCTAAAgtaatgaaagaaaaagaagctCTTGAAGCAACTGTGGCAGGTCTCACTAGCGACGTAGCTCAAGTGAAGGAACAGTGCAGTGAACTTGAGGACAAATTGAAGCTTTCAGATGAGAATTTCTCTAAAGCAGATTCCCTTTTGTCTCAAGCTTTGTCGGAAAATGCAGAATTTGAACAAAAATTGAAGTCTTTGGAAGAGCTCCACAGTCAATCTGGAGCTGATGCAGCATCTGCTGCTCAAAAGAATCTGGAGCTTGAGGATTTACTCAGAGCTTCAACTGATGCCGCAGAAAGTGCACAATCCCAGCTGAGAGAACTGGAGGTACGATGCATTGCGGCTGAGCAGAGGAATGTGGAACTTGAGCAACAATTGAATTCCATTGAACTTAAAAGCAGTGATGCAGAGAGAGAAGCAAAAGAATTCTCAGTGAAAATATCTGAACTCGATGCTTCTCTAAAGGAAtcggaagaagaaaaaaggcaGTTGAATGTCCAGATTCAAGAATTCCAGGAGAAGATAAACCACTTTGAATCTTCCCTAGCTCAGTCATCATCACGCTGTGCAGAGCTTGAGGAGCTGTTAAAGGATGCTACAGAGAAGAGCGCCGAACATGAGAACAGAGCTACGATGAACCACCAGCGTAGCCTTGAACTTGAAGATTTGTTCCAGATGTCCCATTTCAAAGTAGAGGATGCTGGAAAAAAAGCGAGTGAGCTAGAGTTGTTACTCGAAGCAGAGAAATATAGAATTCAGGAACTTGAGGAGCAGATCAGAACATTAGAAACGAAGTGTGTGGATACAGAAACTGAGTGCGGCAAATACTTCAACAAGGCATCTGAACTTTCATCAGAGCTCGAGGCGTTCCAAGCAAGGTCTTCAAGCCTTGAAACTGCACTGCAAACAGCCAACGAAAAGGAGAAAGAGCTAACAGAATGCCTGGATTCGTTGACCAATGAGAAGAAGAGTTTAGAAGATGTATCAAACAGTTCTAGTGAGAAGCTAGCTGAAGCTGAGAATCTTGTAGAAGTCTTGCGCAATGAATTAAATGTGATGCAAGAGAAGTTAGAGAGCATTGAATATGATCTAAAGGCCACTGGATTGAGAGAGAGTGATATAATGGTGAAACTCAAGTCTGCAGAGGAGCAGCTAGAGCAACAAGAAAAGGTACTAGAGCAAGTTACTGCAAGAAAGTCAGAGCTTGAATCATTGAATGAATCACTAGCAAGGGATTcagaaatcaaaattcaagaGGCTATAGCGAACTTCAGCAGTAAGGATTCTGAAGTACAATTCCTGGTTGAGAAGCTGAAGAGTCTTGAAGAACAAGTGAAGTCATATGAAGAACAGGTTGCTGAAGAAGCTGGGAAATCTGCATCGTTGAAGGAAGAACTAGAACTGTGTTTGTTGAAAGTGGCTTCCTTGGAAACTTCCAATGAAGAACTGAAGACAAAGATTCTAGAAGCAGACAGTAAggcttctaactctctctctgaAAATGAGCTCTTAGTTGAGACGAACAATCAGCTTAAAACCAAGGTTGATGAACTTCAAGGACTGCTAAGTTCTGCTGCTTCTGAGAAGGATGCCTCAGCTCAACAGCTTGCTTCTCACATGAGCACTATTACAGAACTAGCAGAGAAGCACTCAAGGGCTCTAGAACTTCATTCGGCTACTGAGGCTCAGACTTTAATGGCAGAAAAAGAGTTACAGGAGGTCGTTCAAAGGCTGGCTCAGAGAGATGAAGAAACAAAAGATTTGAATGATAAGCTAAATGCTTATGAAGGAAAAATAAAACTCTACGAAGAACAGGCTCATGAAGCTTCTGGTATTGCTGAAACTCAAAAACTTGAGCTGGAAGATGCTCACCGGAAACTAGAACATCTTGAAAGTATTATTGAGGAAAAGCAAATCAAGTCAACTAACTTTGAAAAAGAGAGTGGTGGACTGGCTGAGGCAAATTTGAAGCTCACTCAGGAACTGGCCTCGTATGAGGCCAAATTGAGTGATTTAGAGGCAAAACTGTCTGTAGTTCATTCTGAGAAAGACGAAGCAGTAGAACAGCTACAATCTTCAAAAAAAGTGATAGAAGACTTAACTCATCAACTTACTGATGAAGGACAGAGACTACAGTCTCAG ATATCTTCGATAATGGAAGAGAACAACCTGCTTAATGAAACATATCAAAATGCAAAGAAGGAACTTCAAACTGTGATTATCCAGCTTGAAGAGCAGGTGAAAGAGCACAAGGCAAATGAAGATGCCTTAGAATCTGAGATTGAAAATCTCAAGGCTGGGATGGCAGAGAATTCAGCACTGCAAACCCAGGTGAAGGAACTCGAGGATAAATTGGCAATAGCCGATGCACGACTGAAAGAAGAG GTGAAAAGCATTCAGGCAGCTGCTAGTGAAAGAGAAGCAGAGTTAAATTTGAAAGTAGAGGATCATGCACTAAAAATCCAAGACAGATATGTACTAAAAGATCAAGTTTTACAGCTTCAAAAAGAGTTACAACTTGCTCAGAGTACTGTTACAGAAAAG GAAGAAGCAAATTCTCAAAAAGATATAGAAAGAGAAGCAGCTCTGAAGAGATCCCTTGAAGAGCTTGAAGCTAAGAACAAAGAGATTGTAGCGCTAGAGAAGCAGGTGAAGGAGATCGAGCAGAAATTGCAAATGAGTGATGCAAAATTATTAGAAAAG GGGAAGTTGGCGGATATGAAAGACAGCACAGAGATAAAATCTAGAGACATGGGATTTGGGTCATCAAGTCCAGTGAAAAGGAAGAGTAAGAAAAAGCAAGAGGGTGCAACATCCCAAGCAGTAGCAGAGACACATGCACAAACAACAGAGGCTTCTCCTGTGATGCACATCAAGGTCATTTTGGGAGTGGCCCTTGTATCTATTATCATTGGCATAATTCTTGGGAAACGCTATTAG